A window from Kluyveromyces lactis strain NRRL Y-1140 chromosome E complete sequence encodes these proteins:
- the HEM25 gene encoding Hem25p (similar to uniprot|Q07534 Saccharomyces cerevisiae YDL119C) → MSEQRRATTHLIGGFSGGLVSAIILQPFDLLKTRLQQDKTSTLWKTLKSIETPSQLWRGALPSCIRTSVGSAMYLTMLNSIRQAISKGKNTGSTGSSYLPQLNMYENMFSGAVTRALTGLITMPITVIKVRYESTLYQYTSLRYATSHIFRTEGLRGFFRGFGATALRDAPYAGLYMLFYDRMKVLVPTLLPSNVVKLNSDNRYSTYASTLINGSSAFSAAVIATSITAPFDTVKTRMQLEPAKFHSFTSTFWHIATKESVRNLFAGISLRLTRKAFSAGIAWGIYEEIVKKFV, encoded by the coding sequence ATGTCTGAGCAACGAAGGGCCACTACCCATTTAATTGGAGGGTTTTCTGGAGGGTTAGTGTCAGCGATTATCCTTCAGCCATTTGACTTGCTAAAGACCAGACTTCAACAGGATAAGACAAGTACACTATGGAAAACCTTGAAAAGCATCGAGACCCCGTCTCAGCTATGGAGAGGTGCATTGCCGTCTTGTATACGAACTTCTGTTGGTAGTGCGATGTATTTGACAATGTTAAATAGTATAAGACAAGCGATTAGCAAAGGGAAGAATACCGGCAGCACGGGGAGTAGTTATTTACCGCAGTTAAACATGTATGAGAACATGTTTTCTGGTGCGGTAACCAGAGCTTTGACTGGCTTGATTACAATGCCTATCACCGTTATTAAAGTGCGGTATGAGTCGACGTTGTATCAGTATACATCATTAAGATATGCCACATCACATATTTTCCGAACCGAAGGGTTACGTGGGTTCTTTAGAGGTTTTGGAGCTACTGCCCTAAGAGATGCTCCATATGCAGGGTTATACATGTTATTTTACGATCGGATGAAGGTTTTGGTTCCTACACTGTTGCCTAGCAATGTTGTAAAACTCAACTCAGATAATAGATACTCGACTTATGCCTCGACGTTAATAAATGGGTCAAGTGCTTTTTCTGCTGCAGTGATAGCAACTTCTATAACAGCTCCCTTCGATACTGTGAAAACAAGAATGCAATTGGAACCAGCTAAATTTCACAGTTTTACATCAACTTTTTGGCATATTGCAACGAAGGAGAGCGTCAGGAACCTTTTCGCCGGTATCAGCCTTAGACTTACAAGAAAAGCATTTAGTGCAGGAATCGCTTGGGGTATTTATGAAGAGATCGTCAAGAAGTTCGTATAA
- the CDC43 gene encoding protein geranylgeranyltransferase type I subunit CDC43 (similar to uniprot|P18898 Saccharomyces cerevisiae YGL155W CDC43 Beta subunit of geranylgeranyltransferase type I catalyzes geranylgeranylation to the cysteine residue in proteins containing a C-terminal CaaX sequence ending in Leu or Phe has substrates important for morphogenesis), whose translation MQGVMDDKNVAKHIKFCQRHLQLLPSHRLDIDPNRLAIAFYSLTAIELLGKPVRKDFQYSLDWIRSCYIELADYSGFAIPSFRHAKQLTTINLPNTLFGLICLMLLGDHEFFDEKLNRDTLGKFISSCQLPDGSFTSFLDNAGYPSKFDSHDLRFCYIAVSILYLIGCRSESDFSRYINVSKLLQYIMSRQCTMGGFGDWNEPHGGYTSCALSALSLLNQLQNIPASFRQDTLHWLVNRQVSAIGVFVEQDLNDDYDPDDSGGFNGRENKLADTCYAFWCLNSLRILEPQRWSQLIDVPLIRDYLLNQTQNKMVGGFAKNDQDDPDIYHSMMGISALKLIDDEINGVLCIPKLIMDNFNLR comes from the coding sequence ATGCAAGGAGTGATGGATGATAAAAATGTGGCAAAACACATAAAATTTTGTCAAAGACATTTGCAATTGTTGCCGTCTCATCGCCTGGATATAGATCCCAATAGGTTAGCCATTGCGTTCTATTCGTTGACAGCGATTGAGCTATTGGGCAAGCCAGTGCGCAAGGACTTCCAATACAGTTTGGATTGGATTAGATCGTGCTATATTGAACTTGCTGATTACTCTGGCTTTGCCATCCCGTCTTTTAGACACGCTAAGCAATTGACTACTATAAATTTACCAAATACATTATTTGGACTAATATGTCTTATGTTGTTGGGGGATCAcgaattctttgatgaGAAGTTGAACCGTGATACGTTGGGCAAattcatctcatcttgTCAGTTACCTGATGGGTCATTTACCTCTTTTCTGGATAATGCTGGATATCCATCGAAGTTCGATTCCCATGATCTGAGGTTCTGTTATATTGCAGTATCGATCCTATATCTTATCGGATGTCGATCAGAATCGGATTTCTCTCGGTATATTAACGTTTCTAAGCTGCTACAATATATCATGTCACGTCAGTGCACAATGGGGGGATTTGGTGACTGGAACGAGCCACACGGTGGATACACATCATGCGCGTTATCTGCTCTATCTCTACTAAATCAACTACAAAACATTCCTGCCTCGTTTAGGCAGGATACTCTTCATTGGTTGGTGAACAGACAGGTTTCTGCTATTGGTGTCTTTGTTGAACAGGATTTAAACGACGATTACGATCCGGATGACTCAGGTGGGTTTAACGGGAGAGAAAATAAACTTGCGGATACGTGCTACGCGTTTTGGTGTTTAAATTCTTTAAGAATCTTAGAGCCCCAACGTTGGAGTCAGCTTATTGATGTTCCACTGATACGAGATTATTTACTGAATCAAACTCAGAATAAGATGGTGGGTGGATTTGCCAAGAATGATCAAGATGACCCTGATATATATCATAGCATGATGGGAATATCCGCTCTAAAATTGATAGATGATGAGATAAATGGGGTGCTCTGTATCCCGAAACTAATAATGGATAACTTCAACCTGCGTTGA